A segment of the Aythya fuligula isolate bAytFul2 chromosome 10, bAytFul2.pri, whole genome shotgun sequence genome:
TGCTCTGGGCAGGCGCGGTGACACTGTTTGGCCGCCTGTCCCCTGGGGAGCCGGGCTGCCGACTGACAGAAACCAGCTGGGAAGCGTTCCTGCCGTCATGTCTCGCCTCCCGAGGTACTGAAGAGAAAGGAGACTCCACCTTCAAAACGCAGCTTCGGCACCAGCACGGCTTTGGGTTCCTTGGAGGCTGTTTTCTGAACGGCACCGAGGGGACTGCTGCCTGGAGGCGTGCTGGCCTGCCCGCTGATTCTGCTTGTccttggctgctgcctgctttttttttgggggggggagggctgAGAAATTTTGGCAAGGGCTGCCCCCTGCTCCgttcccctctcctctctccccttgctgcccccagcacccactgCAAGGAGGGGAGAGGACGGCACGGGAGGCTGCCCGAGCCCCCCCGAGTCCCAGCACCTCGCCCTGCagtcccctcctcctgcctggccGTGCTCCCCGGCTGTAGACGTAGGGCAGGCAAGGCACAGCCCAGCCAGACTTTCCCGGAAGGGCACTCGATATCCCTCACGTCCCCGCAGGCTCCTGCTCGGAGGCTGAAGTCACACAGGGACCGCTCGCCCATGGCCCCCAAGCGCCGAGCTCCCCCCACTCCACAGCCCCCAGGCGGGGGCAAGAAAGcaaaggggaagaaggaggaggaggaggagaaggaggaggatgcCTGGAGCTCCACGCTGGCTGCCCTGAAGACAGCCCCCAAGGAGAAGCCCCCAGCCACCATCGATGGGCTGTGTCCCCTGGGTGCGGGGACGGGAGCACAGGTGAGcgtggggtgggggcacccaGTGTATGTTGGAGCTGGGGATGGGGTGCGAGGGGCGAGGAgggagcccctgccctgctggcacgGGGGCAGCCCCGAGACCCCTTGCAGCCcccctgtccctccccagctccgcAGAGTGCCCCTCTGCCCCCCGAATGCCACCCTggttgctgcctgctgcaggtctACGAGGACTACGACTGCACCCTGAACCAGACCAACATCAGCGCCAACAACAACAAGTTCTACATCATCCAGCTCATCCAGCACGGCGGCGCCTACAGCATCTGGAGCCGCTGGGGACGCGTGGTGAGCCCATCCTGCGGCCGTCCCCGCGAGGGGAGCCGTGTCCGGGGTCCCCCAGGCGGCTGGGGGGAACTGGGTGCTCACTGCCTGCTTCCTCATCCCACCTTCCCCATCCTGAAATGAGAGAGCGAGTGGCTTTGCCACAAACCCTTCTTGGGGGTGGGGGCGTCAAGGACACATCCCTAGGCTGGGTGACAGCTCAGCAGGGATGTCAGGTGCCCGCGGTTTGTGCTTGGTGCCCCTGACGCTGCGTCTGCTGCAGGGGGAGGTGGGCCAGTCCAAGCTCGCGCCCTTCGCCTCTCTGGAAGCTGCCAAGAAGGACTTTGAGAAGAAGTTCCGAGAGAAGACCAAGAACAGCTGGGCGGCGCGGGAGAACTTCGTGGCCCAGCCAGGAAAGTACACGCTCATCGAGGTGCAGCCGGGGGccgggcaggagctggaggtcACCGTCAGGGTGAGCGGGCAGCCAGGGCATCACCCGGGGGCAGTGGTTCTGCAttgagagggtggtcacacactgctacaggctccccaaggatgtagtcacagcaccgagcctgtcggagtttaagaagcgtttggactgtgctcttagtcatagggtctgaatttttgggtggACCTGTGTGGGGCAaggagttggacctgatgatccttatgggtccctttcaacttgGGGTGTTCTCTGATCCTGTGCGTGAGAGCTGAAGCAGCCCACAAGCAGAGATTTGGGGTGATGGGTTGAGACGGGGTGGTGTTGGTCATGGCAAGCGGGCAGAGCCAGCCCACAGCTTCTGGCAGCTCAGCGAGGCTTCGGCTGCACCCGCAGGCGGATGGCGTGGACGGGGGGAAGGTCTCCAAGCGGCGCGTGCTGCCCTGCACCTTGGACAAGACCACGCAGGACCTGGTGGCCCTCATCTTCAGCAGCGACATGTTCCGGGATGCCATGAAGACCATGAATATCGGtaggaggtgctggggggatGGGGAAAGCCCCTGCTGATTGcggcagagctgctggtggtCTTCAGAGCGTCCCCTTTGGGGTCCAACCAGGACCACGGTGATGCTGGGAAGGGCACTGAGGGagaaggagggctggggggtgcCTGGCGTGGGAAGGGGGGGTGACGACAACCCTTCTGCCTCTGTCTAGACGTGAAGAAGATGCCGCTGGGGAAGTTGAGCAAGCAGCAGATCACACGGGGCTTCGAGgcgctggaggagctggaggcggCGCTGCGGGAGCAGCCCCCCCGGGCCGCCCGCCTGGAGGAGCTCTCCTCCCGCTTCTACACCATCGTCCCCCACAACTTCGGGCGGGCACGGCCGCCCCTCATCGACTCCCCCGACCTGCTGCGTGCCAAGAAGGACATGCTGCTGGTGAGATGCTGGCCGGCCTGTAGCCAGCGCCACCCGTCCCCGCCGAGCAGGGAGGCGATGCCGTGGCAGGGTCCCCGGTCCCCAGTGAGGGTCCCCAGTGAGGGTGTCCCTTCTGTGTCCCTGCCAGGTGCTGGCTGACATCGAGGTGGCACAGAGCCTGCAGGCGCAGAAGgcggaggaagaggaggaggaggaggtcgcCCACCCACTGGACCAGGATtatgccctgctctgctgccagctctccctgctggACCCGTCCTCCCGGGAGCACCAGGTGCTGGGGTCCCCACCGGCACGCAGGGACCCCAAGCACTGTGGGGAGCCCTTCAGGTGCCACCTCCTCGGTGGGGACACGGCTGGATGGCTTCCTTGTTGTGACACCGCATCCCTGCCTCCTTTCCCGGCAGCTGATCCAAAACTACGTGGTGCAGACAGGGAACAAGGCCCGCATCCTCAACATCTGGGTGGTGGCCCGAGAAGGGGAGGTGAGAAGAAGGAGCTGCTGGTCCCCACCTGGGGAAAGCCCGGCCGTGCCTCTGCGACTGGGCTCGGTCCTTGGGGGGGGTGTCTcgagctggggcagccccacgTGCCCTGCCCTGGCCAGCCCTTAGCTCCACGTCTCCCCAGGACAAGTCCTTCCAGGCCCACGACCACCTGGAGCACCGGCGCCTGCTTTGGCACGGCACCAACGTGGCGGTGATCGCGGCCATCCTGAGGAACGGGCTGCGCATCATGCCCCACTCGGGCGGCCGCGTGGGCAGGGGCATCTACTTCGCCTCCGAGAACAGCAAGTCTGCCTGCTACGGTGAGCACGCCAGGCCCACGGGGACGCCTGTGGGGTTGGTGCAAGCCCAGATCCCCGTGCCATACACCGGGCCGAGCCCCTTCCTCGCTGGGTGACAGCTGGGTGGGACTTGCTGGTGCTGGCGCTGTCACCCCGTCCCATCCTTTCCCTCCTGTGGTGGCAGTGGGCTGCACGGCCCAGAGGGTGGGCATCATGTTCCTGACGGAGGTGGCCCTGGGCAAGCCGTACCGCATCACCTGCGACGACCCCACGCTGCGGCAGCCTCCTGCTGGCTACGACAGCGTCCTGGCCTGTGGCCGCACCGAGCCGGGTGAGAACGGGGCAcgaggggctgtggggggcaTGGGGTGGACGGACTGGGGCTCGGGGTTGATGTGGTGTGGGGTCTTCTCGCCCAGACCCCGCACAGGATgaggaggtgctgctggatgGGAAGAAGGTGCTGGTGTGCCAGGGCAAGCCCGTCCCCATGCCTGCCTACAAGGAGTCCTCCTTCAGCCAGAGCGAGTACCTCATCTACCAGGAGAGCCAGTGCCGGCTCCGCTACCTCGTTCAGCTCCGCTTCTGAGGCCGGCGGTGCCCTGAGCCCCCCGGTCATTCCCTCGGGGTGAGGGATGGAGGGGCCCAGCCTGCTCCAGCCATCAATAAATCCGCCGTGCCCCATGCCCAGCGGTGCCTCGCTTTCCTGCTGGGTACAGAGGGGACAGAGTAAGAGTAGGGCACCCCGGTTGGTGTCACCCCGCAGCGTGGGTGGCTCCGGGAGGGCCACAGCCTGTTGCAGCCATTGGTGTTGGCAGACTCGAGGTGAAATCCAACAGCTTGGCCAAGCAGGTTTCCCTCATCGCCGTAGCCAGGCTGGTGCCCACCACCGTGGTGTCAGGGCTGCGGAGGGGACGAGGACGAGGGAAAGGTGCTGCTGTGGAGGGGTCTGTCCCCATATCCACAACGCCTGCCCTCCCCTTGGTGCCGTGCCAGCCACGACGGCCCCACCAAGCCCCTCTCTGCACCCTAAAGCCCCCCAGGGACATATCCACGTCCCCATGGAGACACCCGGCTGTCCCACCCCGATGACAAGCGACATCCCCCTGTGTGGGGGACACCCTCCTCGGCGTGCCGCCCTCCCACCCTTTACGGTGTGCTTGGGTGAGGGTCGGTCGGGCCCCACGGGCTGGGGACCCTTGGGTCCCCCCTGCCGTGTCACCCGCCGGCTGCTAGgacccagcagctctccccgtGGGCCCGCTGCTGGCAGCGGGCAGGCAGAGCCCGGGTGTGACAGCCGGTGCCATCCGCGGCAGGCAAACACGATGACTAACGGGTGACAGCCGCGGGGAAGGGGGGACAtagggggggggacacacggaCGTGGCCTCCGGGAGCCCCAGTGCCGCCGTGGGAGCAGCGCCGGCGAGGAGGAGCGGCACCCATCTCCCGAGGAGCAGAGGTGCGTGGGTCCCACACTGCCACCGAGGGTCCCCAGCCACGAG
Coding sequences within it:
- the PARP3 gene encoding protein mono-ADP-ribosyltransferase PARP3, translating into MAPKRRAPPTPQPPGGGKKAKGKKEEEEEKEEDAWSSTLAALKTAPKEKPPATIDGLCPLGAGTGAQVYEDYDCTLNQTNISANNNKFYIIQLIQHGGAYSIWSRWGRVGEVGQSKLAPFASLEAAKKDFEKKFREKTKNSWAARENFVAQPGKYTLIEVQPGAGQELEVTVRADGVDGGKVSKRRVLPCTLDKTTQDLVALIFSSDMFRDAMKTMNIDVKKMPLGKLSKQQITRGFEALEELEAALREQPPRAARLEELSSRFYTIVPHNFGRARPPLIDSPDLLRAKKDMLLVLADIEVAQSLQAQKAEEEEEEEVAHPLDQDYALLCCQLSLLDPSSREHQLIQNYVVQTGNKARILNIWVVAREGEDKSFQAHDHLEHRRLLWHGTNVAVIAAILRNGLRIMPHSGGRVGRGIYFASENSKSACYVGCTAQRVGIMFLTEVALGKPYRITCDDPTLRQPPAGYDSVLACGRTEPDPAQDEEVLLDGKKVLVCQGKPVPMPAYKESSFSQSEYLIYQESQCRLRYLVQLRF